In Malania oleifera isolate guangnan ecotype guangnan chromosome 8, ASM2987363v1, whole genome shotgun sequence, a single window of DNA contains:
- the LOC131162818 gene encoding uncharacterized protein LOC131162818 produces the protein MRYEKYDNGWILKGSRGQVRPPPVTAFQANYSSLDDHLGRNEKHLASSSHPTDPMDISSAPASDNGSDEEDSKNGDDGDDEKDTEEEHGFEKGEDDESGEEEGDETAEERHSDDEN, from the exons ATGAGGTATGAAAAGTATGATAATGGATGGATTCTTAAGGGTAGCAGAGGTCAAGTCCGTCCACCTCCTGTTACCG CTTTTCAAGCTAATTATTCCTCCCTTGATGACCATCTGGGTCGCAATGAGAAACACTTAGCCAGTTCCTCTCATCCCactgatcctatggatattagttccgCTCCTGCTAGTGATAATGGCAGTGATGAAGAGGATTCCAAAAATGgcgatgatggtgatgatgagaaAGACACGGAAGAGGAGCATGGTTTTGAAAAAGGCGAAGATGATGAatcaggagaagaagaaggagatgaaacTGCAGAAGAACGTCATTCTGATGATGAAAACTAA